A genomic segment from Lignipirellula cremea encodes:
- a CDS encoding tetratricopeptide repeat protein, with product MRRWILVPALTSAICFAMLLSSPGIACAQQDNFTRIVPTDAYLTAFRPFNAGDYSTALRAFREAAKTGVRSSEGLWVDSICYFTMLGECYYQTGDLQHALENYNFALQLFYSHRNWLIRVNFPDSVASSNPSSRAQITWGASLRTPAYANIPDRMVSLQGQFNNENVLATGGVIRPPHYFPLRVPEVVRCTAVAMSRRREIMGPTCKYDPLTGQLVEALAGRPGPPNHWSASWISLQLGLAYAAAGRTPEAAAELNKAVLIADRFDHPLTAFALLELGKLNYEAEKYDAALSYLLEATYSAAVFDRYEVMEEAFSYAALAHQAVNKAVPFAPLKNATEWARTKGSASLHATLCLLAADNLTAVGQTQTAAEYLEQSDVSLRRSEMAAGKIGARRQYLQALVHYQKGAQPAGNSAFTAAVANQRDHSLTLFQLQLADTLYRNGAVSPRVAGLLFAELLRDPDAKDWILNPLECFAILMTPTPLPLEHWLELAVARKDHDLAFEITERIRRRRFFGSLPLGGRLVSLRWILEAPDAMLTQTARLQRNDLLVRYPAYAALKTQAAAVAAKLAALPATPADEATQLEQAGLLNQSLSIAAGQEALLRDLALRREPSDYAFPRLRELAEIRSTMGPRQAALGFFHGSRYVYAWWVTSDAFHHWQIPSPPAVTASLTALLKQFGHYDKNQAVDLELLQDEDWKQQSAVLLSTLLGNDPAIDWDAIDELVIIPDGVLWYAPFEALHAKHDGRLLPLYRLVKVRCAPLLSLAVPDGRGVKPHPRTGVVAGRMFSREKSDLPEEGLAGLQAVADDVGRVPDRLPTTSAVYSSLFDRLVVYSEIEDLPAGPYAWSVMQVDQGKAGSQLADWLQLPWQGPEQLILPGMHTAASAALRHGGTGDEIFLAACGLMATGARTILLSQWRVGGATTNDMTREFVQGLGYLKASDSWQRAIELAQNQPLIPDQEPRLNAPGFTTPINAEHPFFWSGYLLIDTGADPRTREK from the coding sequence ATGCGACGTTGGATCCTGGTTCCCGCGTTGACCAGTGCGATCTGTTTCGCCATGCTCCTTTCTTCTCCCGGCATAGCCTGCGCCCAGCAGGATAACTTTACGCGGATCGTGCCGACCGACGCCTATCTGACGGCCTTTCGCCCCTTCAACGCAGGCGACTATTCAACGGCGCTGCGGGCCTTTCGCGAAGCGGCCAAGACGGGCGTGCGCAGTTCCGAAGGTTTGTGGGTCGATTCGATCTGCTACTTCACCATGCTGGGCGAGTGCTACTACCAGACCGGCGACCTGCAGCACGCCCTGGAAAATTACAACTTCGCCCTGCAGCTGTTCTACTCGCATCGCAACTGGCTGATCAGGGTGAACTTCCCGGACTCGGTCGCCTCCAGCAATCCGTCCTCCCGGGCGCAGATTACCTGGGGCGCCAGTCTGCGGACGCCTGCTTACGCCAACATCCCCGACCGCATGGTCAGCCTGCAGGGCCAGTTCAATAATGAGAACGTCCTGGCCACCGGCGGCGTGATCCGTCCGCCTCATTATTTTCCCTTGCGCGTCCCCGAAGTGGTCCGCTGCACGGCCGTCGCCATGAGTCGACGCCGGGAAATCATGGGCCCCACTTGCAAATACGACCCGCTCACCGGGCAACTGGTGGAAGCGCTCGCTGGCCGGCCCGGTCCGCCCAACCACTGGTCCGCCTCCTGGATCAGCCTGCAGCTGGGACTGGCGTACGCTGCTGCGGGCCGCACGCCCGAAGCGGCGGCCGAGCTGAACAAAGCCGTGCTGATTGCGGATCGTTTTGACCATCCTTTAACGGCGTTCGCTTTGCTGGAACTGGGGAAGCTGAACTACGAGGCGGAAAAGTACGACGCGGCCCTTTCCTATCTGCTGGAAGCGACGTACTCCGCCGCCGTTTTCGATCGTTACGAAGTGATGGAAGAGGCGTTTTCTTATGCGGCCCTGGCCCACCAGGCCGTCAATAAAGCCGTGCCGTTCGCCCCGCTGAAGAACGCGACCGAATGGGCCCGCACCAAAGGCTCCGCCAGCCTGCATGCAACGCTCTGTCTGTTGGCCGCCGACAACCTGACCGCTGTCGGGCAAACCCAGACGGCCGCCGAATACCTGGAACAGTCCGACGTCAGCCTGCGTCGCAGCGAAATGGCGGCCGGAAAAATCGGCGCCCGACGGCAATACCTTCAGGCGCTCGTCCATTATCAAAAAGGAGCGCAGCCCGCCGGCAATTCGGCCTTCACCGCGGCCGTCGCCAACCAGCGGGACCATTCGCTAACGCTATTCCAGCTGCAGCTGGCTGACACGTTGTATCGCAACGGGGCCGTCAGTCCGCGCGTGGCTGGCTTGCTGTTTGCCGAGTTGCTGCGCGACCCCGACGCGAAAGACTGGATTCTCAATCCGCTGGAATGCTTTGCCATTCTCATGACTCCCACTCCGTTGCCGCTGGAACACTGGCTGGAACTGGCCGTCGCGCGGAAGGATCACGATCTAGCATTCGAAATCACCGAACGCATCCGGCGACGTCGGTTCTTTGGCTCCCTGCCGCTGGGAGGCCGGCTGGTCTCGCTGCGGTGGATCCTGGAAGCGCCCGACGCCATGCTCACCCAGACGGCCCGACTGCAGCGAAATGACCTGCTGGTGCGTTATCCGGCCTATGCCGCGTTGAAGACCCAGGCCGCCGCGGTCGCCGCCAAACTGGCCGCCCTGCCGGCAACGCCGGCCGACGAAGCCACGCAGCTTGAACAGGCCGGGCTGCTGAACCAGTCGCTATCGATCGCCGCCGGACAAGAAGCCTTGCTCCGCGATTTGGCGCTGCGACGGGAACCTTCAGACTATGCGTTTCCGCGATTACGGGAGCTGGCGGAGATTCGCTCGACCATGGGCCCTCGGCAAGCCGCGCTGGGGTTCTTTCACGGCAGCCGATACGTTTACGCCTGGTGGGTGACGTCTGACGCATTCCACCACTGGCAAATTCCCAGCCCGCCGGCCGTGACCGCCAGCTTGACTGCTTTGCTCAAACAGTTTGGCCACTACGACAAGAATCAGGCTGTCGACCTGGAGTTGCTGCAGGACGAAGACTGGAAGCAGCAGTCGGCCGTGCTGCTATCCACCTTGCTGGGCAATGACCCGGCAATTGACTGGGATGCGATCGACGAACTGGTCATCATTCCCGACGGCGTGCTCTGGTACGCCCCGTTTGAAGCACTACATGCGAAACACGATGGCAGACTGCTGCCCCTATATCGCCTGGTCAAAGTTCGCTGCGCCCCGCTGCTTTCGCTGGCCGTCCCCGACGGCCGCGGCGTCAAACCGCATCCCCGCACCGGGGTGGTCGCGGGACGGATGTTCTCGCGGGAAAAATCCGACCTGCCCGAAGAAGGTCTGGCCGGCCTGCAGGCCGTCGCTGACGATGTCGGCCGGGTGCCCGATCGGCTGCCGACGACGTCCGCGGTGTACAGCTCGTTATTTGACCGGCTGGTGGTTTACAGTGAAATCGAAGATCTCCCCGCCGGGCCCTATGCGTGGTCGGTAATGCAAGTCGACCAGGGGAAAGCGGGCAGCCAACTGGCCGATTGGCTGCAACTGCCCTGGCAGGGTCCGGAACAGCTCATCCTGCCCGGCATGCATACTGCCGCTTCCGCAGCGCTCCGACATGGCGGTACGGGCGATGAGATTTTCCTGGCCGCTTGTGGTTTGATGGCGACCGGAGCCCGCACGATTCTGCTGAGCCAGTGGCGTGTCGGGGGAGCCACCACCAACGACATGACGCGAGAGTTCGTCCAGGGACTGGGCTATCTGAAAGCCTCGGATTCCTGGCAACGGGCAATAGAACTCGCCCAGAATCAACCCCTGATTCCTGATCAGGAGCCCCGTCTCAACGCGCCGGGATTCACGACCCCGATCAACGCCGAGCACCCGTTCTTTTGGAGCGGATACTTGTTGATCGACACGGGCGCAGACCCACGGACGCGCGAGAAATAA
- a CDS encoding CbrC family protein encodes MGSIFTYISDDIMAHYAERGTCDWCQSESDLYTFYAEDNRGMADRSCVNCIKTLPLRHIYKKDNERLISSLINERYPKGTKSQDQRFALTVEMCDDYRRTPRLPNFIQNDDWPHCCGDFTEFIGDAGQSYTDSYDGFEWWGYENDGAIEYGIEGMMGGEDRVSLFRCLHCPKKYWTFQCT; translated from the coding sequence ATGGGCTCGATCTTCACATACATTTCCGATGACATCATGGCCCACTACGCTGAACGCGGAACGTGTGATTGGTGCCAGTCAGAATCCGATCTATACACGTTCTACGCGGAAGATAATCGGGGGATGGCCGATCGTTCCTGTGTAAACTGCATCAAGACCTTGCCGCTTCGGCACATCTACAAGAAAGACAACGAACGACTCATCAGCTCTTTGATCAACGAGCGGTATCCGAAAGGAACCAAGTCACAGGATCAAAGGTTTGCGCTGACAGTGGAAATGTGTGACGATTACCGTCGTACCCCGCGTTTGCCGAATTTCATTCAGAATGATGACTGGCCACATTGTTGCGGTGACTTCACAGAATTCATCGGTGATGCTGGTCAGTCCTACACAGATTCGTATGACGGATTCGAATGGTGGGGCTACGAAAACGATGGTGCCATCGAATACGGCATTGAAGGCATGATGGGTGGCGAAGATCGCGTATCACTCTTTCGGTGCCTGCATTGCCCAAAGAAGTATTGGACCTTTCAATGCACATAG